The nucleotide sequence aacacagcattaaatccgcacttacaaatctgctgcggatccgcagcggatttgactgtgcgtatttaatgctgtgttcattcatttagttaaatctgctgcggatccgcagcggattttctactgcgatacggtaggtgtgaaggcacccttaaactaaTAATATATGCCATAAAATGTTATAATTCTGTATTTTTTAGGTTTCCCCTGCAACAGTTTACTTACTTAATTTGACTATAAACTCAGACACAAAGTCCAGTAGCGGCATTATCCCAACAGAAGATGAGCGTCTTATCCTCAACAAGGTATCTCAATGGATCCATATCGTGTCCCTTAATGACAGTAGGTTTGCCTCAAGCGCTAAGAACAGCAAGGCCACCATTTTTAACCCTAAAAAGACATATTGCATCGGAGACAAGTTAACCATCCAAATTGATATGTTTGATTACTTGGGTAATAGGAAGACGTATGGAGGAGACTTTATAAAAAGTAGAATTCACAACCCTACTCTGAAGGCCGGAGCCTCGGGAGTGGTTGAAGACTTTAACAATGGAACCTATCACATCCACTTTACTTTATTTTGGGAAGGCAAAGTGTTTATTTCTTTGTTACTTTACCACTCGAGTGAAGCGGTGTCAGCTTTATGGAGAGCCAGGGACAACGACTATGGTCTCATAAGGTTTGAAGGAACATTTGTGAACAGAAACCAATCTATTAAAAGTCAATGTGGCTTCAAGCTGGACACAGAAGAGGAAGTCTGTGAATATAGACCTAGCAAAGACAATGAGGCATTTTACTGCATCAAACAGGACAATTTTCATTGTGGTTCCTTAAGTACTCTTCAGTCCTTCAACAAAAAAGTCAGTTTCCTCAGGGGTGCGGAGGAGTTAATATGTAACAGGTAAAGGACTACAATTATATACTGtggtaaaagaaaaaaggaaaagggcGCCTCCTGGTATAATAACGTAGTGAAAAGTGGTGCACAAGGTGTCTCACCTTTAGGAGTTGTGCAGCaattataggcacaacactatgtcACACATAACTCCAATATCGCAGCTCAGCCCGGGATCCTCCACACGAAGGTATGGACAAAATGCACAGCAACAACCAGGTCCTAAGTGAACTTCAGGAACCAGAACGGATCCTCCACAGTGGCGGCGCAGGAATAAACAGGGTAGTCAGGGGTAGATGAGCTAGTAGCTACCAATGATTCTGACTCCCAgccgaaataataataataataacataaatttattaaaagcagcaacgcgtttcggcactACAATccatcagtgcctttctcaagccaaaTACAAAGTCCCAGACACAGAGCGATTTATAACCCAGTAGTACAACAAATCTCAGCACAGCACTTCTGGTATCACGGAGCGCTGTGTAACCTCATCTCTCGACTTGTTCTCTAATTCAATAGAATACAGTACACTAATCACAACCCCactattacatatatacatataaaaataacaataactacTCACTATCTCCCGTTGTTCCGTCCATATTCCACACACCGGGTGCAGACCATGGCTGCGGAGGAAGTGACATAGGGCGCAGTGAGCGTCATACACAGACTACGTAAATAGTGTAAATCTACGGCAACTTCCTAAGTGCAATAACATATAAGAGACACTGGGTGGCAGTGTTTTTTTCTGCACTTAAATCTCCAGACCCATATTTTGCGTTACCCAGGGGAGTAAAGGGTCTAAGTTGTAGAGTTCATCCCCTGCTATTATGTAAGACATAGAACACATTTATAAATACCATAATAAATATCATATTatatcaataataataaatatcatATTACTAATAAATAACCTATCAATtcataaatataaacaaaaaaataaaaaataatcatgaCTATAAAAATAAATCTATCTACAATACAATTATCTTTCCAATTAGGTATTAATATCATTGATTGATATCTGTGTCTGGGACTTTGTAtttggcttgagaaaggcactgatggATTGTagtgccgaaacgcgttgctgcttttaataaatttatgttattattattattatttcggcCGGGAGTCAGAATCATTGGTAGCTACTAACTCATCTACCTCTGACTACCCTGTTTATACCTGCGCCGCCACTGTGGAAGATCCGTTCTGGTTCCTGAAGTTCACTTAGGACCTGGTTGtcattatatactgtgtgcattctTCTTTTCCTGGATACAATGCTTCAGTTTTTTTAGTATAGTTAGGTGCAAAGGTGCATGTAGAATAGACACTGAATGGTAGAACATTTTTCTTTAGGGACTGGATACCCAACAAACATTGATGTGTAAGAAAAAGGCCAATCTTAACAGCTGACCCAATCTGATTGTATTCTATTAGTGCTAACCCCAATATGTCTATCCTTCAGCCACTTATTTCCAGTTTCACATTTCTTCCCAGTCTTTGCATTCTTGTGGTGACAGTGCCTcattaagcattacacagtgtccgTTGGTATCACAGTACTAAAtgtgcagtataaggctatggtcacacctagtaagagatcggccgttctgtgacccggccgggtcacggaacggctggactcagaaaagatcatcccggccggtactgcagtagcggcaaGATGATCattagcgccactgagttctgatgagggtgcgcccgcatcagaattccccactccGCACAACAGAACGTGCGTCTCgagccgtacgctccattgtgtcaactgacagggttttctgcgggcgctattcatcgaatagtggccgcagaaaactgacatgtcagtttctcacggcgtcgctagggatcccggacggagtgtatactatgggtatacactctggcgaggattccctcagcctgctgtAACAACGGACGTGAGTtctgcagaacttacgtagtgtgaacatagcctaaagatgtgtTGGGTCCTCCAGGGTGGGAGATGCTCCTTAAAGTTGCTCTGTAATTTAAATTTTGAATTTGAAAATATGTCATCTAAACCTGATGGTCAAGAATAGAGGTCTGTCTATAACTGCCCCATGTTAGATATTTGTATGATCCACCAGGACAAAAATATATGACTTTCATCTACTATATTTTAAGATATTTTTCTCTGTTTTCTCTTTAGGGCAAATACAGCTGCTAAAATTCAAGGAGATTTCGATTACATCAGTGTATCAACatgtacatgtcagtttttctttcaGATTTCTACTTAATATAACAGAGGATAGTCTAAGCCTCATTCACACTATCCGTGCTGCGACCCCCACCACGATCCGCGCCGAGATGACCGGAGAAGTGTAGCCCCTCTCGCTGCCCggtagcagagatgacaggaacgCAAAAGACAACTACTCACTTACCCTGTGACGGCCAGCTAACATGTTCACCGGTGCggggggagtaggcgagtagttgtcttctgcgctcctgtcaccTCTGCTGCTGGGCAGTGGGGGGAAACCGTGCCACTATCTGTACTAGGACATTTCCTATTTTTTCCCATGCAGATCGCAGTGGGGGTCATGGCACGAATTGtgtgaatggttcctaaaatggtgtgaatggttcctaaaattgtacTTTTAAGGGACATGTAAATGCTGcctgaggctatgtgcacactttgtaagagaccggccgtccgggtcatggaacggccagtctctgaaaagatcaatcCTGCTGGTACTGTAGCACCGGCCGGATTATCTTTAGGGCTGCAGGGTTccgatgcgggtgcatccatgcgcgccggcatcagaactccccaaagcacactatgaagcgtgcagCCTGTTGCTCCTtattgtgcactgacaggtttttctgcggcagctattcattgaatggtggtggcagaaatctgacatgtcagttctttgcggcgcccctggggatcccggccggaacgtatactatgtgtatatgctctggccgggattccataggcagcaataagaaaatatacgttctgtgaacatagcctaaggctgctttCCCACGTTCCGTATTCCTCACGAAACACAaacgtgaaatgcctgtaacggactctccccagcccgggcagcatctgtaattagatctTGGGAGCGAGGAAACTGTACAGATAGGCGCGGgtgcttcattacagcgcggtgcataCCTGTAGagctcccccactcccagcatctaattacagatgctgcccggtgCGGGGGAGAGTCAGTTACAGACATTCCATGTTCTgggaggaacacggaacgtgggaatgcagccttacggTCCTTTTACATGCCTCGATATGCTGCCGAGTATGACAAAAAACGAGCTTCGATCAGCGGGTCTCAGTGACTGTGGGGTTAGTTGTATAAATTGTCTTTAAAACCTTGGACCTACCTCTGAGAGAGGTTTGTGTTTGGAAATACCAGCAAGGACCCTCAACAAGCCTAGTGCTGATAAGAAGATGCACATGGTCAGTGGCATAGACcaagcaactgctatggggcccatgtggTAAGGGGGCCCTTACTTAGACATGTTGTTAATCTGGAAAAGACTTGTTGCAGGATATTCTAACGAATGTAAGTCTGCTGCCAGAGGGAGGGAACTACAAATCCCCCCAGCACAATCCCCCCAGTCTGCCTTGGTACGCCATGGTACGCCACTGATGGAAgcactgcacctccagccacaagccttcccccaacacacacacacacacacacacacactgtatgtgtgtgtgtgtgtgtggggggaggtcatacaggcaagGCAATGCACCACCATGCTGTAGTGGGAACAGCTAAAAAGGAGGAGAAAGTATCTGGATGATCTaagatagatagacatatagaTAGATCAGTTTTATGCTGACAGTTTGGCATCCCTGCTTAATTGGTAAGCATTCCATGTTGCCTATCTAACCCAGATTAAAAGGGTTATGCAGTGAGTTCtttatttttaaatgtagccaaactgtgctaaaaaaaaaaaaaagatgtgtgtaCTTACCTGCCATTATACCCTACTACTCCAGTGATGTCCAAGTCCTGCTGCTTGGCGCTTTCTGATCTCAGTCTTGACACAAGGAAGTGCATGCTTAGCCAGTCGTTGACTAAGGCTGGCCTCCGGTATGGACATTGAGTGGCAAAGAacccactcttttttttttttctagaccaGCCTGACCACATTTAGTCCAGATTCACATGTAACATATCCGCAGCGAATACTAAACACATAACACATCCGAAGcgagcagtgcactgattggctgaccgtcGGACGAGGCCAGGAGCCCCTGAAGCATAccaggatgacaatcctgctgcgagtatgttagcccattgaagtgaatgggcaaatATCCGCTtcggatttcactgcgaatttgcagcgacaAATGCGATGTGGTTACTTTATGTGTAAATCTAGCCTTAAACCCAACTGACAACAATGGGATCTGTTGGGGGATCAGTTTTCTTTCAGTGATTTTCTGCCATGCTAAAGGGAAACTGATTACAAAGTGGATTACCAGATATTTGGGAACAAGACCTTACTGAAAGGTTCTGTACATCCCCAGTACACATAAGCCCTTCAACTAATTACCaattgcttgtttcttatcataaTATAGAAACaagctattaaaggagaagtccccccccccccccccctcatatattgtatatataatttGTTGTTGTCTTTACCTCCACAGCTCCTGCTTCATCTACCTCCAGCATCTGCAAGATAGGAATGGAATCTCCATTTCCTAGTGGTTTTGTATTACAAAACAGGTGGAGACCGATCTTCTGTAATATCCCAGAATTTTCCACCGAGGCTCAGATGTACACTTGCTTAAA is from Dendropsophus ebraccatus isolate aDenEbr1 chromosome 14, aDenEbr1.pat, whole genome shotgun sequence and encodes:
- the LOC138771964 gene encoding NXPE family member 4-like translates to MCGIRKHNIFLAATVITIMFISYLTHRHSTQVSPATVYLLNLTINSDTKSSSGIIPTEDERLILNKVSQWIHIVSLNDSRFASSAKNSKATIFNPKKTYCIGDKLTIQIDMFDYLGNRKTYGGDFIKSRIHNPTLKAGASGVVEDFNNGTYHIHFTLFWEGKVFISLLLYHSSEAVSALWRARDNDYGLIRFEGTFVNRNQSIKSQCGFKLDTEEEVCEYRPSKDNEAFYCIKQDNFHCGSLSTLQSFNKKVSFLRGAEELICNRANTAAKIQGDFDYISVSTCTSPASSTSSICKIGMESPFPSGFVLQNRWRPIFCNIPEFSTEAQMYTCLKDKMVYLLGDSTVRQLFDYLAEKMKGFKNFDLHRSGLHSKLFAANNKENILLLFKKHSHPFVATRFYVVKDDSYMSDEIDRLAGGPHQVIVISLGQHFRAFPIQLFIRRVMSVHRALERLFLRSPDTKVIIKAENTREIHEDNERFSDFHGYIQYLIVKEVFKDLPVATIDAWDMTIAFDSYNVHPPEPVVRNEIYMLLSYICA